The Mycolicibacterium smegmatis genome has a window encoding:
- a CDS encoding GMC family oxidoreductase, translating into MAEFDYVIVGAGSAGCLLANRLSANPDHRVLLIEAGGKDNWFWIKVPVGYLFTIANPRTDWCFNTEPDPGLAGRSIIYARGRVIGGCSSINAMIHMRGQASDYELWARATGDDRWLWGGPDRPGQTLAIYKELENYFGGADEWHGADGEIRVERPRVRWKILDAWQAAAAQFGITPIEEFNRGDNSGSAYFHVNQRRGRRWSMADAFLHPVTHRRNLTVYTQTRALRLLMDDQVSEEQRRGAWTTAQHRVTGVRLLKDGQIVDVRARREVILSAGAIGSPHLMQVSGLGPAGLLAEHQVPVAVDLPGVGENLQDHLQLRTVFRVRGARTVNTLYRNWITRAGMGIQYLLLRSGPMTMPPSTLGAFAKSDPTLASPDLEWHVQPLSLPKFGEPLHPFAAITPSVCNLRPTSRGHVRMATADPLADPKILCNYLSTDDDREKAVRGLRMTRQIMSAPALARYSPEEMLPGPQLASDDDLQQAARELGTTIFHPVGTCAMGAFDTHGLPTSATTVLDTDLRVFRVAGLRVADASAMPNITSGNTNAPVMLIAERAARAILG; encoded by the coding sequence GTGGCCGAATTCGACTACGTCATCGTCGGTGCCGGTAGCGCCGGTTGCCTACTGGCCAACCGGCTCAGCGCCAACCCAGATCATCGTGTGCTCCTGATCGAGGCCGGCGGCAAAGACAACTGGTTCTGGATCAAGGTGCCGGTGGGCTACCTGTTCACCATCGCCAACCCCCGCACCGACTGGTGTTTCAACACCGAACCCGACCCGGGTCTGGCCGGCCGCAGCATCATCTACGCGCGTGGTCGGGTGATCGGCGGGTGCTCCTCGATCAACGCCATGATCCACATGCGCGGGCAGGCCAGCGACTACGAACTGTGGGCTCGGGCCACCGGTGACGACCGATGGCTCTGGGGTGGCCCCGACCGACCCGGCCAAACACTGGCGATCTACAAGGAGTTGGAGAACTACTTCGGGGGTGCCGACGAGTGGCACGGCGCCGATGGCGAGATCCGGGTCGAGCGGCCGCGTGTGCGGTGGAAGATCCTCGACGCCTGGCAGGCCGCCGCTGCCCAGTTCGGCATCACCCCGATCGAAGAGTTCAATCGCGGCGACAACTCCGGGAGCGCGTATTTCCACGTCAACCAACGGCGTGGTCGGCGCTGGTCGATGGCCGATGCGTTCCTGCACCCTGTCACGCACCGTCGCAATCTCACCGTCTATACGCAAACCCGTGCTCTGCGGCTGCTGATGGACGATCAGGTGAGCGAGGAGCAACGTCGGGGTGCCTGGACGACGGCGCAGCATCGAGTGACAGGGGTGCGGCTGCTCAAAGACGGACAGATTGTCGACGTCCGAGCCCGGCGTGAAGTGATCCTGAGTGCCGGCGCCATCGGTTCGCCCCATCTGATGCAGGTCTCGGGTCTGGGTCCGGCCGGGTTACTCGCGGAGCACCAGGTGCCTGTGGCCGTGGACCTGCCCGGTGTCGGTGAGAATCTTCAGGACCATCTGCAGCTTCGGACGGTCTTCCGCGTCCGCGGTGCGCGTACCGTCAACACGCTCTACCGCAACTGGATCACGCGCGCGGGCATGGGAATTCAGTATCTGCTGTTGCGCTCGGGGCCCATGACCATGCCGCCGTCCACGCTCGGAGCCTTCGCCAAGAGCGACCCCACTCTGGCCAGCCCTGACCTGGAGTGGCACGTGCAGCCATTGTCCCTGCCGAAGTTCGGCGAACCCCTGCACCCCTTCGCGGCCATCACTCCCTCGGTGTGCAATCTGCGCCCAACTTCCCGCGGCCACGTGCGCATGGCCACCGCGGATCCGCTGGCCGACCCGAAGATCCTCTGCAACTACCTGTCCACGGACGACGATCGCGAAAAGGCGGTGCGAGGCCTGCGAATGACGCGGCAGATCATGTCCGCCCCGGCACTGGCCCGATATTCTCCGGAGGAGATGCTTCCCGGCCCGCAGCTGGCGAGTGACGACGATCTGCAACAGGCGGCGCGCGAATTGGGTACGACGATCTTCCATCCGGTCGGCACGTGTGCAATGGGTGCGTTCGACACACATGGTCTGCCTACCTCGGCCACCACAGTTCTCGATACCGATCTGCGCGTCTTCCGGGTCGCCGGTCTGAGGGTGGCCGATGCCTCCGCGATGCCGAACATCACTTCCGGCAACACAAATGCGCCGGTGATGCTCATCGCAGAACGCGCCGCGCGCGCGATCCTGGGATGA
- a CDS encoding MBL fold metallo-hydrolase: MADRTQLGAATISRVVEWRLDLPLTMFPRTPHDVWQELASELSPTFWNSDKWHALVQTWVVEVDGLTVLVDTGVGNGRDRPAMPFLAGLDTDFLEALEAAGVSPASVDIVVNTHVHTDHVGWNTRRENDRWVPTFPNARYLVPEADYRYYHPENADARGPGRDEEHQARLDASRILFSDSILPVDEAGQIQLWCDDYQISESLRLRPAPGHTPGSSVLWLDAGRPAVFVGDLTHSPMQIHHPTDSCVLDEDFDQAAVTRRRVLTEASRRRAAVIPAHYPGHGGATVVARGDAFMIDGWLNVDAL, translated from the coding sequence ATGGCCGACCGCACGCAGTTGGGTGCCGCGACCATCTCACGGGTGGTCGAATGGCGTCTTGATCTACCGCTCACCATGTTTCCCCGCACCCCGCACGACGTGTGGCAGGAACTCGCGTCCGAACTGAGCCCCACGTTCTGGAACTCCGACAAGTGGCACGCCCTGGTGCAGACGTGGGTCGTCGAGGTCGACGGACTCACGGTGCTGGTCGACACCGGCGTCGGCAACGGTCGCGACCGCCCGGCCATGCCATTCCTGGCTGGTCTCGACACCGATTTCCTCGAGGCGCTCGAAGCCGCGGGCGTCTCCCCCGCCTCGGTGGACATCGTCGTCAACACCCACGTCCACACCGACCACGTCGGGTGGAACACCAGACGCGAGAACGATCGATGGGTGCCGACCTTCCCGAACGCCCGCTATCTCGTGCCGGAAGCCGACTACCGCTACTACCACCCGGAAAATGCCGACGCCCGGGGCCCCGGCCGGGACGAGGAACATCAGGCGCGACTCGATGCGAGCCGAATCCTGTTCTCCGACAGTATTCTTCCTGTTGACGAGGCGGGTCAGATCCAACTGTGGTGCGATGACTACCAGATCAGCGAGTCGCTGAGGTTGCGGCCCGCTCCGGGCCACACACCCGGCTCATCGGTGCTGTGGCTGGATGCGGGCCGACCGGCGGTGTTCGTCGGGGACCTCACCCACAGCCCCATGCAGATCCACCACCCCACGGATTCATGTGTGCTCGACGAGGACTTCGACCAAGCCGCAGTGACGCGTCGACGCGTGCTGACCGAGGCGTCCAGGCGGCGTGCCGCCGTCATTCCCGCGCACTATCCGGGGCACGGCGGGGCGACCGTGGTGGCACGCGGCGACGCGTTCATGATCGACGGTTGGCTGAACGTCGACGCGTTGTGA